From Herbaspirillum sp. WKF16:
CGCATGCAGCCGTTTTTCATGAATCAAGTCCCGCCTGTGCCGCTGTGCCGGCATCCTGAACCTGACGGTTCAAGTTGGCTGCAGTAGTTCAATTTCGGGTTCATCGGACTAGCGACGCGCTCACCTATCGAACGATCCCACAACCTATGCTCGTAAATGGTTCAAGGAATATATGGCAATCGCGAACACGGCAGGAGATGAAAGTCTAACGCAATCGGCGATCCAGTCCAAGGCCTGCGTGTAAAAATATAAAGTGAATTTGTAACGAAACGGCCTTGCGCGCGGCGCGTTTTTTCTTTTCATTTTTTCATCCCCTTCATCATCCCTGCGCGACGGGACTCCGCAGCATGCCATCATCGGCAAACGGGTTGCGCATCTGGCAAGGTTTTCCGTGAGGAACGCCGCATCAGGGCCGGCGCCGCAATGAAAAACGGCCGTCGCATGACGGCCGTTTTTCATTCCTGGCAAGGGCGCACGCGGCGTATCGCGCAAGACGATCAGAACAGTTTTTCCTGGGGCGCCAGCGCCTGGTCCAGCACATCGTTGATGGCGGCGACCTGCTGTTTCCATTCGGCGATGGTGAGGCCGGCGAAGGGGCCGTCGGCCTGCTGCGCGCCGAGCAGTTCGGCGGCGATGCCCAGGGCCGCCATGACGGCGATGCGGTCGGTGCCCTTGATCTTGCCGGCGTCGCGGATGGTGCGCATCTTCTGGTCGAGGTAGGCGACCGCGTGATGCAGCGCCGCCTGTTCGCCTTCGCGGCAGGCCAGGGTATAGGGTTGGCCCATGATGGTGGCCTGGATCTGGATCACGCTGCTCATGCGGCCTCCTCGGTAGTCTCAGCCGGCTCTGCCGGCGCCGGTTCCGGCAGCTCGGCCAGCGCCACGGCGACGCGCTGGAAGGCTTCGTCGATGCGCTGGTTCAACTGCGCATTGTCTTCCGTCAGCGTTTTGACGTTACGGCGCAACTCGGCGTTTTCGTCGCGCAGGGATTGCGCCAGGCGCGCTAGCTGCGCGACCTTGTCGGCCAGTTGCTGGAATTCTGAACTCATCTTGGGTGGTCGCTGGAGAGGGATTGAAACGCAATCGCCAATTGTCGAGGATCGCGCAATTATATGCTGCATTGGCGGGGTCGGACACCATATCGGCCGCCGAGTTGCAGCGCGGCCGGGTTTGTTTCAATTGCCGGCCGGGCCGCCGCGGCGCGCATGTCGCGGCGACCCGCCTTCCATGCCTTCATTCCCCGCGGCGACCGGACTGCCCGCGAAAACGCAGCAGGCCCTGCTGCACTACGAAGTTGTCGAGGGCGGTCAGCAGCGGATGGTATTTTTCGCTGTTCTTTTCCAGCTGCATGAGCGCATAGCAGGAAGCCTCCAGCGTGGACAGCTGGTCCGACCGATGGGCCTTGCGGATCATGTATTGCGAGGTCGGGGTATCGCGCAGCGCCAGGCGCGGCAGGGACTGCAGCAAGGGATTCTGGAACAGCATCTTGCGGCTCTTGCGCCAGGTGCCGTCCACGATCACCAGGCGCAGGCGTTCCAGCTTGTGCTTGCCGTCCACCAGCATGGCGCGCGCGTCGAAGCGCGAGGTGGCGGGCAGGCTGGCGTCGTCGGTGTAGAGCAGGACCGGTTGTACCGGTTGCGCGGCGTCGCCGTCGGCCTGGGGTAGCGAGGAGGGCGCGTGCAGCAGCGCCTGCAGGTGCTCGGGCGCGAAGCTCTCGCCGATCTCCAGCTTGCTGTAGGGCAGGCTCATGTGCAGCAGGCGCGCGGTGTTCTTGGCATTGGATGCTTCCATCGGGTGCTGCAGGATCAAAATGTCGACAGCCGGAGTGATGGGGGAAACCCAATTGCAGATGCAGGCGCTTTGGGCGCGCTGGCAGTGCGGGCAGAGCGGGCGACGCTGTTGAAGAGAATCTTGGGCTGGCATTGATATTGGCATCGGTGTCCTGGAGTTGGGGCGGCTCGCCTGCTTGCCGCTGCGAGGCAGCGCGGCAGGGCCAGCCGGAATAAGTTTCATCCTTGCATCGCCGACGGCGAAAAATTCGTAAACTTCGCCGGATGGGTAGCGTGGCTTGCCCGATCTCCTGAGTCAATCGGCGTTCGACGAACATTTTCTAGTTGTTTTTCTGGTGTCACTCGAAATTGTTCGAGCCTCGTGCTTGCTCCCGCAAGGGATCCAGCAGGTGCCGCAGGGCGTTGTGATCCAGCTCGTACATCAGCGCCAGCAGGCCGCCCAACTCTCCGCGCGGAAACCCCTCGCGCGCGAACCACGCCAGGTAGTGGCCGGGCAGGTCGGCGATCAGGCGTCCCTGGTATTTCCCGTAGGGCATGGAGCGGGTCAGCAGCAAGGCGAGGTGTTCAGGCGTCATGTCGGCCATCCGATGCAATGCGGGCCGGAACGATGCCGGCCCATGGTTTTATAATGGTCAGGCCGCTGTCGGTCCGATGCGGCTTTCACGTTGCGCACCCTTGCCCATGAGCCCTCGCCGATCGCATCCCTCCGCCGCTTCCGCATCGCCCGCCGACGATCCCGCGCCGACGCCGCCGGTGGAGCCGGCGCTGGAAGACTGCTGCGGCAGCGGGTGCGCGTCCTGCATCTTCGATATCTACGAACGGGAGCGCGAGCGCTACCGGGAGGCGCTGGCGGCCTGGAACGCGCGCCAGGCGGAGCGTTCCGCCCGCCGGTGAGGCGCGGCGCGGGCCTGGCCTAGACGCGCAGGTAATCCTCGCGTCCGCCCAGCCAGCGCGCCAGATGGCGGTCGACAATGTCCGGCGCGTGCTGCAGCAGCGCCTGCGCGGTGTCGCGCGCCTTTTCCACCAGCCATTGGTCGGTGGCGAGGTCGGCGAAACGCAGCATGGCGTCGCCGGACTGGCGCGCGCCCAGGAATTCGCCGGGGCCGCGGATGTCGAGGTCGCGCCGCGCGATCTCGAAGCCGTCGGTAGTCTCGCGCATGGTGGCCAGCCGCTCCTTGGCGGTGCCGCCCAGCGGCCCCTGGTACATCAGCAGGCACACGCTGGCGGCCGAGCCGCGGCCGACGCGACCGCGCAGCTGGTGCAGCTGCGACAGGCCGAAGCGCTCGGCATGCTCAATCACCATCAGCGAGGCGTTGGGCACGTCCACACCGACTTCGATCACCGTGGTCGCCACCAGCACATGCACCGCGCCACGGCTGAACCCTTCCATCACGATCTGTTTTTCCACCGGCTTCATGCGTCCGTGCACCAGCCCGATGGTCAGGCCGGGCAGGGCGGCCGACAGCGCGGCATGGGTGTCGGTGGCGGTTTGCAGCTCCAGCGCCTCGGACTCCTCGATCAGCGGGCAGACCCAATAGATCTGCTTGCCCTCCAGCGCCGCCGCATGCACGCGCTCGACCACTTCGTCGCGCCGGTTCTGGTCGATCACGCGGGTGACGATGGGCGAGCGGCCCGGCGGCAATTCGTCGATCACCGACACTTCGAGGTCGGCGTAATAGGTCATCGCCAGCGTGCGCGGGATCGGCGTGGCCGACATCATCAGCTGGTGCGGCACCGATGTCGCTTCGGCGTCGGCCGGATTGAAGCTCTTGTTGCGCAGGGCCAGGCGCTGTCCCACGCCGAAGCGGTGCTGCTCGTCCACGATCACCAGCCCGAGGTTCTCGAACTGCACCGTGTCCTGGATCAGCGCATGCGTGCCCACCACCAGGCGCGCGGCGCCGGATTCGATGTGGGCCAGGGCCTCGGTCTTTTCTTTCTTCTTTTGGCTGCCGGAGAGCCAGGCCACGCCTACGTCCAGCGGCTCCATCCAGGCGGCGATCTTGCGGAAATGCTGTTCGGCCAGGATCTCGGTAGGCGCCATCAGCACCGCCTGGCAGCCGCTGTCGATGGCCTGGGCCGCCGCCAGCGCCGCCACCACGGTCTTGCCGCTGCCGACGTCGCCCTGCAGCAGGCGCTGCATGGGGAAGGACTCGCGCAGGTCGGCGCGTATCTCTTCCAGCACGCGCTCCTGCGCGCCGGTCAGCTTGAAGGGCAGCACCTTGACCAGTTCCTCGGTGATGCGCCCGGTCACCGGCAGCGCGCGCGAGGTCTTGGCGCGGCGCGCGGCCTGGGCGCGCTTGAGCGACAGCTGCTGCGCAAGCAGCTCATCGAACTTCATGCGGATCCAGGCCGGGTGCGAGCGCTCCACCAGGGCATGTTCGTCCACGTCTGGCGGGGGATTGTGCAGCAAGCGTACGGAAGATTCGAACGGCGCCAGCTTGAGGGTCTCGCGCATCGAGTCCGGCAGCGTGTCGCTCCAGTCCAGCCGGCTGACGGCGCCGGCAATGGCCTTGCGCAGGTAAGCCTGCGACAGCCCTTCGCCGGCCGGATAGACGGGAGTGAGCACGTCCGGCAGCGGCGCGCCTTCATTGACCACCTTGTATTGGGGATGCACCATCTCGGCGCCGAAGAAGCCGTGGCGCAGCTCGCCGCGCACGCGCACCCGCGTGCCCTCGGCCAGTTGCCGCTGCTGGCTGCCGTAGAAGTTGAGGAAGCGCATGGTCAGCTGCGCAGTATCGTCGCCGACCGTGACAATCAGCTGGCGGCGCGGCCGGAACTGCACCTCGCAGGCGGTGACCAGGCCCTCCACCTGCACCATCTGCAGCCCGCGCATGGAGGCCTCGGCGATGGTCATCAGCGTGGTCTCGTCCTCGTAGCGCAAGGGCAGGTGCAGCGCCAGGTCCATGTCGTTATGCAGGCCCAGCTTGGCGAGCTTGTTTTCGGGCTTGGCGCTCTCCTTGGCCGCAGGCTTGCCTTTGGCGGCAGTTTTCCGGGGCGGCGTCTTGCCGGTGGTTTTTTTCGCGGTGACGGGCATGGGCAGAGCGGGTGTCCGACGGCGCAGGACGATGAAAAGAATGCGCTATTGTACTGTGATTAATTACAGTATCAATTGTCCGTTGCACTCGCCGCGCCCATTGCGCCCGCTAGGGCGCCGGGCAGCTCGCCGGCTTGGACCACGGCGCGCGCATGACCAGCCGCGTGCCGTTGAGGTCGATATCGCGCTGGCGCGGCGCCAGCCACTGCAGCGGGCCGGCCTGGACGGCTTTCTTCAGGCGGTTGCGGCAATCGGCGTCGAGCTCGAAGCGGCCCAGCATCTCCCAGCGGCCATCCGCGGCGGCAAACAGGGACGGTTCATCCTGTTCGCTGAACATCAGGATCTGTTGCTGTCCCTGCTGTCCGATCAGATAGGCTTCGCAGGGTGCGCCATGATTGCGCAGGCAAGATGGCAGCATGTACTGGCCGGACTCCCATTGCGTTGCGATGAAGTCCGGCGGCAGCACGCTTCCGGCCGGATAGACCCGCACGTTGGCGGACACGTCCGGTCGCGGCGGCGGACTGGACCTGCTTGACCAGCGCTCGGGCTGCTGCAGCGCCAGCCGCGCCTGTTCGCCGGCGGCGCCCCGGCTCAGCTGGTGCAAGGCCTGCAGGCCGAAGCGCGCGCTCTCGAAACGCAGGAACCGGAAATCGAACTCCGCCGTTGGTGTGCGGCCCTGCAGCAGGCGCGCCATCTGGCTGTTCACCGCGATCCTGGCAGGATCGGCCAGCGGCGACAGCACGGCCACGAATACGGCCAGGATCGCCAGGCTGGCGGCGATGTTGAATGGCGCCAGCAGGGGCGGCGCCTGTCGCCGGCGCAGCGCCGCCCAGGCGTAGCCGGTGGCATAGATGGCGGCGACCAGCATGGTCAGGGCGGCGCCGATGCGGCTCACGCTCCAGCCGTATTGCGCCACGCGCAGGCCCAGCGCGTAGATGGCCAGGGCCACCAGCGGCGCCGGCAGCAGGCAGGACAGGCGCAGGCAGGCCGCCATGAAGCGGTTCGACGCCACCGGGGCGGCGCCGTCCTGGTAGACCATGTTGATCAGCACCACCAGCAGCGCCGTCGCGCCCAGCAGCACCGACGATGCCCGGCGCGTCTGCCACAGCGGCTGCAGGCCGGTCGCCGCCAGGCTCGCAAGGAAGCCGGCGACGATCAGCAGCGCCAGCGGCAACAGCCAGGACAGCACCGTCAGCAACAGCCGGCGCACGCCCGAAATGATGCCCGGCCTGACGTCGGTCAGGTGCAGCGCGCTGCAAAAGGCCAGCGTAGTGACCGGGATGGCGAACCAGCTCTCCTGCAGCAGTTGCCTCGGGAACTCCAGGCGCACCAGCGCGAACAGCGCGGCCCCGATCTCCAGCACCAGCCACAGCAGCAGCGTGAACAGCAGTGCGAAGGCGATCTGCAACGCCAGCTTCCAGGCCAGCGAGAAGTAGCTCTGGTAGCGCGCGATACGGCGGCCGTCCGCGTGGCCGGCCAGCACCATGGATTGCGCGATGAACAGGCCCATCGCCAGCAGCGCCCCCAGCAGCGGGGAAGGCGCCAGGTTGGTCTTGTCCTCGCCGCGCCAGCCGGCCAGCGCGGCGCCTTCAAGCAACTGGCTGAGGTCGGTGCGCCAGGCGTCGTAGAGGGCCAGCGCCGTCAGCAGCACGGCCAGCCCCGCCACCCACAGCAGCAGCTTGCGGCGGGGCAGGTGAACCATGCCCGAGACCGCAGCCAGCGGCACGAACGCGACGAGCAGCAACAGCGGCTTGAACAGCAGCGCGTCAGTCGCCGGCCAGGTCCTGGCGCTCAGGCTGCGATAAAGGAAGTAGAGCGCCAGGCCCTGGGCCAGGCCGATCGCCATGCGCCGCATGCCGGTTCCCGGCGGCACGGCCGGTTGCGCGTCGCTGGCCTCTTCGGGGAGCATGGCGGCGGCGGATTGGGGTGGGGGTGTTTGCATGGGCAATCTCTCAGTGGCCGCAGGGCGGTAAGCCGCTCAGGCTAGGGTGAAAACGTTGGCAGCGCGCAAGGAGAGCGTAAAATAGCAGGTTTGACGCGCGTTTTTGACGCCGCGCTCCCCGTTTTTGCAGGTTGTCATCCATGTATTCCCTCTCCGATTTCGATTTCGAACTGCCGCCCGAGCTGATCGCGCAGACCCCGCTGGCCGAGCGCAGCGCCTCGCGCCTGCTGCAGGTGGACGGCGCGCAACTGACCGACCGCCGTTTCGCCGACATCGTCGGCCTGCTCAACCCCGGCGACCTGCTGGTCTTCAACGACACCCGCGTGCTCAAGGCGCGCTTCTTCGGCGTCAAGGAAACCGGCGGCAGGATCGAGGCGCTGGTCGAGCGCGTGCTCGATCCCCGCACCGTGCATGCCCAGGTGCGCGCCTCCAAGTCGCCGCCGCCGGGCACCAGGATCCGCCTGGCCGACGCCTTCGAGGTGACCGTGGGCGAGCGCTTCGGCGAGTTCTTCACGCTGCATTTCCCGTCCGACGTCTTCGAATTGCTGGAGCAATACGGCAGCCTGCCGCTGCCGCCCTACATCGAGCACGAGGCCGATTCCTACGACGAGACCCGCTACCAGACCGTCTACGCCAAGGCGCCCGGCGCGGTCGCCGCGCCCACCGCCGGCCTGCACTTCGACCAGGCCCTGCTGGAGCAACTGGCCGCGCGCGGCGTGGGGCAGGCCTTCGTCACGCTGCACGTGGGCGCCGGCACCTTCCAGCCGGTGCGGGTGGAAGACCTGTCGCAGCACCAGATGCACAGCGAGTGGTACACCATCCCGCAAGCCACGGTGGATGCGGTGCGCGCCGCCAAGGCCGGCGGCGGGCGTGTGATCGCGGTCGGCACCACCAGCATGCGCGCGCTGGAATCCGGCTCGCAGGGCGGACAGCTGGAGGCCGGCAGCGCCGACACCCGCCTGTTCATCACGCCCGGCTATACCTTCAAGACCGTGGACCGGCTGGTGACCAATTTCCACCTGCCCAAGTCGACGCTGCTGATGCTGGTCTCGGCCTTCGCCGGCTACGAGCACATCCGCGCCGCCTATGCGCACGCGATCGCGCAGAAATACCGTTTCTTCAGCTATGGCGACGCCATGCTGCTCACCTGCAACCGAGCATAACCGGGACCCGACATGCTGGAATTCACCCTCTTAAAGACCGACGGCCGTGCCCGCCGCGGCCGCGTCAAACTGAACCACGGCACCGTTGAGACGCCGATCTTCATGCCGGTCGGCACCTACGGCTCGGTCAAGGCCATGTCGCCGCTGGAATTGAATGAGATCGACGCCCAGATCATCCTCGGCAACACCTTCCACCTGTGGCTGCGCCCGGGGCTGGAGGTGGTTTCCAAGTTCGGCGGGCTGCACAAGTTCATCGGCTGGGACAAGCCCATCCTGACCGACTCCGGCGGCTTCCAGGTGTTCTCCCTGGGCGAGATGCGCAAGATCACCGAGGAGGGCGTGCACTTCGCCTCGCCCATCAACGGCGACCGCCTGTTCCTCTCGCCCGAGATCTCGATGCAGATCCAGCGCGTGCTGAACTCCGACATCGTCATGCAGTTCGACGAATGCACGCCCTACGAGATCGACGGCCGTCCCGCCACCCGCGAGGAAGCCGGCAAGTCCATGCGCATGTCGCTGCGCTGGGCCAAGCGCTCCAAGGACGAGTTCGATCAAGGAGAAAATCCCAACGCGCTGTTCGGCATCGTGCAGGGCGGCATGTTCGAGGACCTGCGCGACGAGTCGCTGGCCGGCCTGCAGGAACTGGGTTTCGACGGTTTCGCCATCGGCGGGCTGTCGGTGGGCGAGCCCAAGGAAGACATGATGCGCGTGCTGGAGCACGTCGGCCCGCGCCTGCCGGCCGACAAGCCGCACTACCTGATGGGCGTGGGCACGCCGGAAGACCTGGTGGAAGGCGTGGCCAACGGCGTGGACATGTTCGACTGCGTCATGCCCACCCGCAACGCGCGCAACGGCTGGATCTTCACCCGCTACGGCGACGTCAAGATCAAGAACGCCAAGTACAAGGACGACGAGCGTCCCTACGACGAGACCTGCGAGTGCTACGCCTGCAAGAACTTCTCGCGCGCCTACCTGCACCACCTGCACCGCGCCGGCGAAATCCTCGGCGCGCGCATGAACACCGTGCATAACCTGCACTACTACCTGGAACTGATGCAGGAGATGCGCGACGCCATCGATGCCGGCAGCTTCCAGGCCTTCGTCGCCAAGTTCAAGGAAGACCGGGCGCGCGGGGTTTGAGTGTTGTCGCAATGGGCGTGATTCGTTGTGCCGCCGTCGGCGCGGCATGACAAACGCCACTGGGTTCCGGCCTTCGCCGGAACGACGAGAAGGTGGGGCTCGTACGGCTAGAGGACTAAGTTCTTTCTTGCCCGTCGTCCTGACGCAGGTCAGGACCCAGCGTCGTTCAGCGGTCGTCGCGGCATGACTGATGTCGCTGGATCCCGGCATTCGCCGGGATGACGGAGCTAAATGGTCGGTCTCTTGCCTGCACGCGATCAGGCGCGGCCAGCTCGCCAGCCCGTCACCATGTCCCGCAACTGCCGCCGGATCACCTTGCCGGTGGTCGTCATCGGCAGCTCCTCCACGAAGTACACCTCGCGCGGATATTCATGCGCCGCCAGCCGCGTCTTGACGTGCTGCTGCAGCGCGCGCTTCATGGCGTCGTCGCCGTCGAAGCCGGCGTTCAACACCACGATGGCCACCACGATCTCGGTGCGCTCCGCATCCGGCGCGCCCACCACCGCCGCCATCTTCACCGCCGTGTGCTGCAGCAGGTTGTCCTCGATCTCGCCGGGGCCGATGCGGTAGCCGGCCGAGGTGATCACATCGTCGTCGCGGCCGACGAAGCGGATGTAGCCGTCCTCGTCCTTGGCGCCGGTATCGCCGGTGAGCAGCCAGTCGCCGGCGAACTTGGCGGCGGTGGCTTCGGGTTTGTTCCAGTACTGCAGGAACATCACCGGGTCGGGGCGCAGCACGGCGATGTTGCCCTGCGCGCCGGCCGGCAGCGGCGCGCCCCGGTCGTCCACGATCTCCACCCGATGGCCGGGCGCGGCGCGGCCGATGCTGCCGGGACGGCAGGGCATCACCGCGGCATTGGACGACACCGTCATGTTGCATTCGGTCTGGCCGTAGAACTCGTTGATGGTCAGGCCGAAGGTCTTGCGGCCCCAGTCCAGCAGTTCGGCCCCGAGCGACTCGCCGCCGCTGGCCACCGAGCGCAGCGCCAGCTTCCAGCGTTGCTCCGGATCGGCCACGGTGCGCATCATCTTCAGCGCTGTCGGCGGCAAGAAGCAATTGCGCACGCCGTGATCCTGCAGCAGCCCGAAGGCGGCCTCGCCGGTGAACTTCTCGAAGCGGTGCGCCACTACCGCCACGCCGTGGTGCCAGGCCGGCAGCAGCACGTCCAGCAAGCCGCCGATCCAGGCCCAGTCGGCCGGCGTCCAGATGCGGTCGCCGTCCAGCGGGAAGAGGTTGTGCGACATCTCCACGCCCGGCAGGTGGCCCAGCAGCACCCGGTGCGCATGCAGCGCGCCCTTGGGCTGGCCGGTGGTGCCGGAGGTGTAGATGATCACCGCCGGGTCGTCGGCGCGGGTGGCGACCGGCGTGAACGCTTCGCCCTGTTCGGCCAGCGCTGCGTGCAGGTCCACCGCGCCGGGCTGGGGGCCGTCGATGGTGAATACTGTCCTGAGCGCGGGCAGCTGGCCGCGGATGCCGGCCAGCTTGGCCGCGCCCTCGGCATTGGTCACCACGATCTTTGCGCCGCTGTCGTGCAGGCGGTATTGCAGCGCCTCGACCCCGAACAGGGCGAACAGGGGGATGGCGATGCAGCCGCTCTTGTAGGCGGCCACGTGCGAGAAGGCGGTTTCCGGCGCCTGCGGCAGCAGGATGCCGATGCGCTCGCCGCGCTGCGCGCCGTGCGCGCGCAGCAGGTTGGCCATGCGGTTGGAGAGCGCGCGCATCTGGCCGAAGCTGTAATGGCGCACGCCGCCGTCGCGCGCAATGTGGATCAGCGCCAGCCGGTCGGGCTCGCGCTCGGCCCACTTGTCGCAGACGTCGACGCCGATGTTGTAGTGTTCGGGAATGTTCCAGCGAAAGCCCGAGGCGATCGCCTCGTAGCTTTGCGGCGCGGTGGGCAGCATGCGTGGTCTCCTGGTTGCCGGTCTTGTTGGTTTTGTTTGCCACTGTACAAGTTTTGCCTGCCGCCGGCGATGCCGTTTTGATAACGCCGCGCGGGCGTCGGCGGGCAAAGCGGGCCGAACGCGCGCAAACCGCCGGCAAATCGCGCCGAAAATCCATAAATGGATCTTGATCTCCGGCAAGCCGTCCCGATTTGCCGGTATAGCGCCTGCGCAGTGCTAGAATGCAGGGCTATTTTTCAATCAACCTTTGGAGCCTTACGTGTTTATTTCCGACGCCTACGCGCAAACGGCAGCAGCAGCCCCCGGCGGCATGCTGGGCAACCTGACCAGCTTCCTGCCGATCATCCTGATGTTCGTCGTGCTGTACTTCCTGATGATCCGCCCGCAGATGAAGCGTCAGAAAGAACAGAAGTCGATGATGGACGCGCTGGCCAAGGGCGACGAAGTCGTCACCTCCGGCGGCATCCTGGGCAAGATCACCAAGGTGGCCGATGCCTACATCACGATCGAAGTGTCGGAAGGCAACGAGATCGTCGTGCAGAAGGGCGCCGTCACCACCCTGCTGCCCAAGGGCACCATCAAGGGCCTGTAATCCGGCCGCGCGGAACCCATGGGCGCATCGCTGATGCGCCCATGTTTTTAGGGTTCTGAACAAGGCGGCAGGCCACTGCCGCCCATTCTGGAAGCAAGAAGCACAAGACCATGAATCGTTACTCTCTCTGGAAATACGTACTGATCGTCGTCGCCCTGCTGTTCGGCGTGATCTACACCGTCCCGAACTTCTTCGGCGAGTCTCCCGCCGTGCAGATCAGCAGCGCCAAGTCGACCCTGAAGGTCGAGGCCAGCGTGGCCGGCCGCGTCGACGAGATCCTGAAACAAGGCAAGCTGCCCGCAGAGAGCGTGGCGTTCGACAACAGCGGCGCCCAGCCGTCGGTGCGCGCGCGCTTCGCCACCACCGACATCCAGTTCAAGGCCAAGGCCTTGCTGGAGCAGCAACTCAATACCGATCCCAGCGATCCGACCTACATCGTCGCCTTCAACCTGCTGCCCAACACCCCGCAATGGCTGCAAAGCCTGCACGCCTTCCCGATGTACCTGGGCCTGGACTTGCGCGGCGGCGTGCACTTCCTGATGCAGGTTGACATCAAGGCGGTGTTGAACAAACGGCTGCAAGGCCTGCAGTCCAGCGTGCGCAGCCTGCTGCGCGACAAGAACATCCGCCAGTCGGGTATCAGCCGCAGCGGCGACGCCATCGAGATTTCCTTCCGCGACGCCGACACCCGCAGCAAGGCGCGTTCGGTCCTCGGCGAGCTGCAGGAACTGGTGCTGGCCGACGCCGGCGCCGGCGACGACCTCAAGCTGGTCGCCACGCTGCGCCCCGAGGCCTTGAAGCAGACCCAGGAAGACGGCGTCAAGCAGAACATCTCCACCCTGTCCAAGCGCGTCAACGAGCTGGGCGTGGCCGAGCCGCTGATCCAGCGCCAGGGCGCCGACCGCATCGTGGTCGAGCTGCCGGGCGTGCAGGACGTCTCGCGCGCCAAGGACATCATCGGCCGCACCGCCACCCTGGAAGTGCGTATGGTCGACGAGAGCGTGGTGCGCGGCACCGAGGAAACCACCGCCATCCCGTTCGGCTCCGAGCTGTTCAAGATCGGCAAGGGCGCGCCGGTGGTGCTCAACAAGGAACCGGTGCTCACCGGCGACTACATCGCCAACGCCTCGGCCAGCTTCGACGAGAACCACCAGGCCGCGGTCAGCATCGACCTCAACGGCGACGGAGGCCGCAAGATGCGCGAAGCCACCCGCGAGCGCGTCGGCAAGGCCATGGCCATCGTGCTGTTCGAAAAGGGCAAGGGCGAAGTCCTGACGGTGGCGACCATCCGCTCCGAACTGGGCTCGCGCTTCCAGATCACCGGCATGGGTTCGCCCGAAGCCGCCGGCGACCTGGCGCTGCTGCTGCGCGCGGGCTCCCTGGCCGCGCCGATGGACATCATCGAAGAGCGCACCATCGGCCCGCAGCTTGGCGCCGACAACATCAGCAAGGGCTTCAACTCGGTGCTGTACGGCTTCGCCGCGATGGCTGTCTTCATGATGATCTACTACCAGCTGTTCGGCTTCTTCAGCGCGCTGGCGCTGTCGATCAACGTGCTGCTGCTGGTGGCGCTGCTGTCCACGCTGCAGGTCACGCTGACCCTGCCCGGCATCGCCGCGATCGCGCTGGCGCTGGGTATGGCGATCGACTCCAACGTGCTGATCAACGAGCGCATCCGTGAAGAGCTGCGCGCCGGCAATTCGCCGCAGGCGGCGATCGCGGCCGGCTTCGACCGCGCCTGGGCGACCATCCTCGACTCCAACGTCACCACCCTGATCGCCGGCCTGGCGCTGCTGATCTTCGGTTCGGGCGCCATCCGCGGCTT
This genomic window contains:
- a CDS encoding cell division protein ZapA, which produces MSSVIQIQATIMGQPYTLACREGEQAALHHAVAYLDQKMRTIRDAGKIKGTDRIAVMAALGIAAELLGAQQADGPFAGLTIAEWKQQVAAINDVLDQALAPQEKLF
- a CDS encoding DUF904 domain-containing protein; the protein is MSSEFQQLADKVAQLARLAQSLRDENAELRRNVKTLTEDNAQLNQRIDEAFQRVAVALAELPEPAPAEPAETTEEAA
- a CDS encoding tRNA-uridine aminocarboxypropyltransferase translates to MPAQDSLQQRRPLCPHCQRAQSACICNWVSPITPAVDILILQHPMEASNAKNTARLLHMSLPYSKLEIGESFAPEHLQALLHAPSSLPQADGDAAQPVQPVLLYTDDASLPATSRFDARAMLVDGKHKLERLRLVIVDGTWRKSRKMLFQNPLLQSLPRLALRDTPTSQYMIRKAHRSDQLSTLEASCYALMQLEKNSEKYHPLLTALDNFVVQQGLLRFRGQSGRRGE
- a CDS encoding DUF3820 family protein, with protein sequence MTPEHLALLLTRSMPYGKYQGRLIADLPGHYLAWFAREGFPRGELGGLLALMYELDHNALRHLLDPLREQARGSNNFE
- a CDS encoding oxidoreductase-like domain-containing protein, which gives rise to MSPRRSHPSAASASPADDPAPTPPVEPALEDCCGSGCASCIFDIYERERERYREALAAWNARQAERSARR
- the recG gene encoding ATP-dependent DNA helicase RecG; the encoded protein is MPVTAKKTTGKTPPRKTAAKGKPAAKESAKPENKLAKLGLHNDMDLALHLPLRYEDETTLMTIAEASMRGLQMVQVEGLVTACEVQFRPRRQLIVTVGDDTAQLTMRFLNFYGSQQRQLAEGTRVRVRGELRHGFFGAEMVHPQYKVVNEGAPLPDVLTPVYPAGEGLSQAYLRKAIAGAVSRLDWSDTLPDSMRETLKLAPFESSVRLLHNPPPDVDEHALVERSHPAWIRMKFDELLAQQLSLKRAQAARRAKTSRALPVTGRITEELVKVLPFKLTGAQERVLEEIRADLRESFPMQRLLQGDVGSGKTVVAALAAAQAIDSGCQAVLMAPTEILAEQHFRKIAAWMEPLDVGVAWLSGSQKKKEKTEALAHIESGAARLVVGTHALIQDTVQFENLGLVIVDEQHRFGVGQRLALRNKSFNPADAEATSVPHQLMMSATPIPRTLAMTYYADLEVSVIDELPPGRSPIVTRVIDQNRRDEVVERVHAAALEGKQIYWVCPLIEESEALELQTATDTHAALSAALPGLTIGLVHGRMKPVEKQIVMEGFSRGAVHVLVATTVIEVGVDVPNASLMVIEHAERFGLSQLHQLRGRVGRGSAASVCLLMYQGPLGGTAKERLATMRETTDGFEIARRDLDIRGPGEFLGARQSGDAMLRFADLATDQWLVEKARDTAQALLQHAPDIVDRHLARWLGGREDYLRV
- a CDS encoding DUF4153 domain-containing protein; protein product: MQTPPPQSAAAMLPEEASDAQPAVPPGTGMRRMAIGLAQGLALYFLYRSLSARTWPATDALLFKPLLLLVAFVPLAAVSGMVHLPRRKLLLWVAGLAVLLTALALYDAWRTDLSQLLEGAALAGWRGEDKTNLAPSPLLGALLAMGLFIAQSMVLAGHADGRRIARYQSYFSLAWKLALQIAFALLFTLLLWLVLEIGAALFALVRLEFPRQLLQESWFAIPVTTLAFCSALHLTDVRPGIISGVRRLLLTVLSWLLPLALLIVAGFLASLAATGLQPLWQTRRASSVLLGATALLVVLINMVYQDGAAPVASNRFMAACLRLSCLLPAPLVALAIYALGLRVAQYGWSVSRIGAALTMLVAAIYATGYAWAALRRRQAPPLLAPFNIAASLAILAVFVAVLSPLADPARIAVNSQMARLLQGRTPTAEFDFRFLRFESARFGLQALHQLSRGAAGEQARLALQQPERWSSRSSPPPRPDVSANVRVYPAGSVLPPDFIATQWESGQYMLPSCLRNHGAPCEAYLIGQQGQQQILMFSEQDEPSLFAAADGRWEMLGRFELDADCRNRLKKAVQAGPLQWLAPRQRDIDLNGTRLVMRAPWSKPASCPAP
- the queA gene encoding tRNA preQ1(34) S-adenosylmethionine ribosyltransferase-isomerase QueA; amino-acid sequence: MYSLSDFDFELPPELIAQTPLAERSASRLLQVDGAQLTDRRFADIVGLLNPGDLLVFNDTRVLKARFFGVKETGGRIEALVERVLDPRTVHAQVRASKSPPPGTRIRLADAFEVTVGERFGEFFTLHFPSDVFELLEQYGSLPLPPYIEHEADSYDETRYQTVYAKAPGAVAAPTAGLHFDQALLEQLAARGVGQAFVTLHVGAGTFQPVRVEDLSQHQMHSEWYTIPQATVDAVRAAKAGGGRVIAVGTTSMRALESGSQGGQLEAGSADTRLFITPGYTFKTVDRLVTNFHLPKSTLLMLVSAFAGYEHIRAAYAHAIAQKYRFFSYGDAMLLTCNRA